In a single window of the Pseudoruegeria sp. SHC-113 genome:
- a CDS encoding Gfo/Idh/MocA family protein, with amino-acid sequence MTDVKVAILGASGWMGRVHTMAYQSFPHFFGTKGGTARVVALVSGHPDAEAELGFRAPGAKILRHWQEAVNDPEVDLIDICLPDNMHYEVAKAALLAGKHVFCEKPLADTAAEARDLADLARAKGLITRVGHAFPRNPVHDRAKEIIEAGEIGEITLFKGCQHIDVYGDPLAPYMWRADGNLAPTGIIGDTGSHVFSFMEFLVGRVSSLIADSYITAPKRPKIDGQDLGGAAPETTEATEWGDVTNPDGTNILCTFENGAKGIVDFSRVATGRKFLQSYEIYGTKGSLLYSFDEVNRLRFYSSADPNGRRGFREIDVGPEHPTYAAFLPLPNFALGYNETKIIEAAEVIRSITTNTPMWPTFQTGHHICQIVDACMDSARQRAWVDIA; translated from the coding sequence ATGACAGATGTGAAAGTTGCCATTCTGGGCGCCTCGGGCTGGATGGGCCGGGTGCATACGATGGCCTACCAGAGCTTCCCCCATTTCTTCGGCACGAAAGGCGGCACGGCCCGCGTGGTGGCGCTTGTCTCCGGCCACCCCGACGCCGAGGCCGAGCTGGGTTTTCGCGCGCCGGGGGCAAAGATCCTGCGGCATTGGCAGGAGGCGGTGAACGATCCCGAGGTGGATCTGATCGACATCTGCCTGCCCGACAACATGCACTACGAGGTGGCCAAGGCCGCGCTGCTGGCGGGAAAACACGTGTTCTGTGAAAAGCCGCTGGCCGATACGGCGGCAGAAGCCCGCGACCTCGCCGATCTTGCCCGCGCCAAGGGCCTCATCACCCGCGTCGGCCATGCCTTCCCGCGCAACCCCGTGCATGACCGCGCCAAGGAGATCATCGAGGCCGGCGAGATCGGCGAAATCACCCTCTTCAAGGGCTGCCAGCATATCGACGTCTATGGCGATCCACTGGCCCCCTACATGTGGCGCGCCGATGGAAACCTCGCGCCCACGGGCATCATCGGCGATACCGGCAGCCATGTGTTCAGCTTCATGGAGTTCCTCGTGGGCCGGGTCTCTTCCCTGATTGCCGACAGCTACATCACCGCGCCCAAGCGCCCCAAGATCGACGGTCAGGATTTGGGTGGTGCCGCGCCCGAGACCACCGAGGCCACCGAATGGGGCGACGTGACCAACCCGGATGGCACCAACATCCTTTGCACGTTTGAAAACGGCGCGAAGGGGATCGTCGATTTCAGCCGCGTCGCCACTGGGCGCAAGTTCCTGCAGAGCTACGAGATCTACGGCACCAAGGGCAGCCTCCTCTATTCGTTCGACGAGGTGAACCGCCTGCGCTTCTACTCAAGCGCCGACCCTAACGGCCGCCGTGGCTTCCGCGAGATCGACGTGGGCCCCGAGCACCCTACCTACGCCGCCTTCCTGCCGCTGCCCAACTTCGCCCTTGGCTACAATGAAACCAAGATCATCGAAGCCGCCGAAGTGATCCGCTCGATCACCACCAACACGCCGATGTGGCCCACGTTTCAGACCGGCCACCACATCTGCCAGATCGTCGACGCCTGCATGGACTCCGCGCGCCAGCGCGCCTGGGTCGACATCGCCTGA